A genomic stretch from Aerococcaceae bacterium zg-1292 includes:
- a CDS encoding GntR family transcriptional regulator produces the protein MIVKYRYIADDIQKKILQNEFKVGSMIPPESKLQEMYQVSRHTIRQAIGLLVEKGYLRAEKGVGTFVLKPQLNGPKDTKTIGVITTYLSDYIFPQIIEGIEETLRANGYSLLLGATKNDPIQEELCISSMLKQGVEGLLIEPTSSNLFNQNIAYYSKIKEKNIPVLFINAYYDLLDIPYISIDDVHAGEMTTNYLIDNNHVNIALVTKMDDIQGKLRLKGYIKAHEKNNLSFTMDNIVQFDTNNQKDVIQLFVKQLACRNNRPTAVVCYNDDVASYLIQQLEKNNLNVPTDISLISHDNSFLAKIYQLNSVIHPQKDLGIEAAKKIIETLEKNKVLETKLYPPKLKIRKSVLKHTDN, from the coding sequence ATGATTGTAAAATATCGCTACATCGCAGATGATATACAAAAAAAGATACTCCAAAATGAATTCAAAGTAGGAAGCATGATTCCGCCAGAAAGTAAGTTGCAAGAAATGTATCAAGTTAGCCGTCACACTATACGACAAGCAATAGGTCTATTAGTAGAAAAAGGCTATCTACGCGCTGAAAAAGGAGTGGGTACATTCGTACTAAAACCACAGCTAAATGGCCCTAAAGACACAAAAACAATCGGCGTGATTACAACTTATTTATCCGACTACATTTTTCCACAAATTATCGAAGGAATAGAAGAAACACTAAGAGCAAACGGCTATTCTTTACTTTTAGGCGCAACAAAGAATGATCCTATTCAAGAAGAACTCTGTATTAGCTCAATGTTAAAGCAAGGAGTGGAGGGCTTACTAATAGAACCTACCTCAAGCAATTTATTCAACCAAAATATCGCTTATTATTCAAAAATAAAAGAAAAAAATATCCCTGTTTTATTTATCAATGCATACTACGATTTGCTTGATATACCATATATTAGTATCGATGACGTTCACGCTGGAGAAATGACAACCAATTATTTAATCGACAACAATCACGTTAATATTGCTCTAGTTACAAAAATGGATGATATCCAAGGCAAGCTGAGATTAAAAGGATATATTAAAGCGCATGAAAAAAATAATCTGAGTTTTACTATGGATAATATCGTTCAATTTGATACTAATAATCAAAAGGATGTTATCCAGCTATTCGTTAAGCAATTGGCTTGTCGTAATAATCGCCCCACGGCAGTCGTTTGTTATAATGATGATGTAGCTAGTTACTTAATACAACAACTAGAAAAAAACAATTTGAATGTTCCTACGGATATTTCTCTTATAAGTCACGATAATTCATTTTTAGCAAAAATATACCAACTCAACAGTGTCATTCATCCTCAAAAAGACTTAGGTATTGAAGCAGCAAAAAAAATAATCGAAACACTTGAAAAAAATAAGGTGCTGGAGACAAAATTGTATCCTCCTAAATTAAAAATAAGAAAATCGGTACTCAAACATACAGATAATTAA
- a CDS encoding PepSY domain-containing protein produces the protein MAQQKNNTLAGLVLLATGLVIGAAGALFYKEIKLKNPGLVLETVKQQFKVQGTITGSWIDYDAVEYEVFDSKPLVYIGGISRQEGSEIVTYQFACDAYTGEILDIFEYQA, from the coding sequence ATGGCACAACAAAAAAACAATACACTCGCCGGTCTAGTTTTACTTGCAACTGGATTAGTAATAGGCGCAGCAGGCGCACTGTTTTATAAAGAAATCAAATTAAAAAATCCTGGATTGGTTTTAGAAACAGTCAAACAACAATTCAAAGTGCAAGGTACAATCACTGGGTCATGGATTGATTATGATGCCGTGGAATATGAAGTATTTGACAGTAAACCACTTGTCTACATCGGAGGTATTTCTCGCCAAGAAGGTAGTGAAATTGTGACTTATCAATTCGCTTGTGACGCATATACTGGTGAGATATTAGATATTTTTGAATACCAAGCGTAA
- a CDS encoding phosphotransferase family protein — protein sequence MAFDGRNDWQMHPLNGGSGEAFMGIRNNEKVFFKRNSSPFIPSLSAEGLAPKLMWTQRTYSGDLLTAQEWKNATQLTKQHMNDPRVIQLIHQIHQSDHLLMLLRRVQSDAFIPIDFIDRYFDNLPNSLYKHQFFNQVIRSLEDMVDEDFYQCRYVVCHGDLNHNNFMIDDSKKIFLVDWEEVKIADPISDITWLLLQYYKPSEWMEWFTLYDFPIDETFYKRVKWYSLMNCLLLIKQFSIENRPQQMNHYILLLKHIYDADDLSKE from the coding sequence ATGGCATTTGACGGCCGCAATGATTGGCAAATGCATCCATTAAATGGTGGATCTGGCGAAGCCTTTATGGGTATTCGTAATAATGAAAAAGTTTTTTTTAAACGTAATTCATCACCGTTTATTCCTTCCTTATCCGCTGAAGGTTTAGCCCCAAAATTAATGTGGACTCAGCGAACTTATTCTGGCGATTTATTAACGGCACAAGAATGGAAAAATGCAACTCAATTAACCAAACAGCACATGAATGACCCTCGAGTTATCCAATTAATTCATCAAATCCATCAATCTGATCATTTGCTTATGCTACTGCGTCGAGTTCAAAGCGATGCCTTTATCCCGATTGATTTCATTGACCGATATTTTGATAATTTACCCAACTCTTTATATAAGCATCAATTTTTTAATCAAGTCATTCGTTCATTAGAAGATATGGTTGACGAAGATTTTTATCAATGTCGTTATGTGGTATGCCATGGTGATTTAAATCATAATAATTTTATGATTGATGACTCAAAAAAAATCTTTTTAGTCGACTGGGAAGAAGTTAAAATCGCCGATCCTATTAGTGATATCACCTGGTTATTATTGCAATATTATAAACCTAGTGAGTGGATGGAGTGGTTTACTTTATATGATTTCCCAATTGATGAAACTTTTTACAAACGTGTAAAATGGTATAGTCTCATGAATTGTTTATTATTAATCAAACAATTTTCCATTGAAAACCGACCACAACAAATGAACCATTATATACTATTATTGAAACACATCTACGATGCAGATGATTTATCCAAGGAATAA
- the trmB gene encoding tRNA (guanosine(46)-N7)-methyltransferase TrmB, translating into MRLRNKPWAQDKLDAHPEYVPQQAESLRGKWQTRFAKEQPIHIEVGSGKGRFITEMAKAHPDVNYISIEIQTSVIVSVLDLQLEAQLPNLQILHADGRNLDQYFAPGEVSRVYLNFSDPWPKKRHEKRRLTSPSFLSQYQTILTEDGDIHFKTDNQALFEYSLYAFSQYGVKLKQVWLDLHQSDFEGNIMTEYEEKFSSRGHRIYRLEAYFEK; encoded by the coding sequence ATGCGACTGAGAAATAAACCATGGGCACAAGATAAGTTAGATGCCCATCCAGAATATGTACCACAACAAGCAGAATCATTACGTGGTAAATGGCAAACCCGTTTTGCCAAAGAACAACCGATTCATATTGAAGTAGGATCAGGTAAAGGGCGTTTTATTACAGAAATGGCAAAAGCCCATCCAGATGTTAATTACATCAGTATTGAAATCCAAACAAGTGTCATTGTCAGTGTACTTGATTTGCAGTTAGAGGCACAACTACCTAACTTACAAATTTTACATGCTGATGGACGTAATTTGGATCAATATTTCGCGCCAGGTGAAGTTAGCCGTGTTTACTTAAACTTCTCAGATCCTTGGCCAAAAAAACGTCATGAGAAACGCCGCTTAACGTCTCCATCTTTTTTAAGCCAATATCAAACAATATTAACAGAAGATGGTGACATTCACTTTAAAACTGATAATCAAGCCCTTTTTGAGTACTCACTCTATGCTTTCTCGCAATATGGTGTCAAATTAAAACAGGTTTGGTTAGATTTACATCAGTCTGACTTTGAAGGCAATATTATGACTGAATATGAAGAGAAATTTTCAAGTCGTGGTCACCGAATTTATCGTCTTGAGGCATATTTTGAAAAATAA